A genome region from Bacteroides stercoris ATCC 43183 includes the following:
- a CDS encoding SusC/RagA family TonB-linked outer membrane protein translates to MQTQDVAIRPNVRVILKSDAEQLDEVVVTAMGIKRDRKALGYAAQDLNSEQLNKAGTTSLASAIQGKLTGVDIRQSSGAPGASSQIVIRGARSFDGNNQPLYVIDGMPVNATADFDTGKSVTGANYADRSIDINPEDIESVNILKGQAASALYGIRASNGVIVITTKRGSKNNMNKPSVTISTNLSAQRVSRKFERQNIYSQGNSIAAGYDPSSSMTWGPKISELANDPKYGGNMNNQYTAADGMREGQYYNPKRAQAGLDGWTTPQIYDNVGDFLGTGFTENTNVNLSQSINGINYSFGVNNSHQNGIIPSTGMDRWGARGLVDWKINPQWNTGFSMNYSSTKITSAPGANDGIMNVVYSAPAEYDLKGIPNHEPGNPTNQILFRSTSFTNPYWWAEHNEYLQHTNRAFGNTYLEYQPDLGLGENFSLKIREQAGLDIWTSDYATVREMGSTSSLKGGDIENYGSQHNVFNNLFTVNFDGKFGKSDEWRLNVILGNEFNHESIRNWDYYGSNFNFPGFTNIGNATSLTSSEYKRQERTVGFFGSLSMSWQDQVYLTVTGRNDYVSTMPRGSRSFFYPSVSLGWEFTKLPFLQNNKILNYGKLRASFAQVGQAGNYYANYYYTPTYGGGMYSYYPVTYPLPSGVSTFTPYYRVYDEELKPQNTTNYEVGADLHFFGSRLKVEYTYSLQNVEDQIFYVPVDGATGYQEMLTNAGKMRTHAHELSINAAILQAKDFDLNLGINFTKVNNKVIELAPGVESIMLGGFVEPQIRAQAGCTYPNIYGLGFKRDEAGNLLLLNGLPQSSGNSQDLGNCSPDFTTGFTLGGRYKRLSLSTTWSWQQGGKMYHGTNMTLNYFGATKESLPYHEGSMVAEGIDEATGQPNTVEVYKADYYQAYYNITESGVYDTSFVKLRDLTLTYQLPKLGIFDISIYGFARNVLVWANLPNFDPESSQGNNNMSGYFERFSVPNTSSFGGGLTINF, encoded by the coding sequence ATGCAAACGCAGGATGTGGCTATCAGACCAAATGTAAGAGTGATACTCAAATCAGATGCCGAACAATTGGATGAAGTAGTAGTAACTGCCATGGGTATCAAACGTGATCGCAAAGCATTAGGCTATGCGGCACAGGATTTGAATTCAGAACAACTGAATAAAGCAGGAACAACCTCGCTTGCCAGCGCTATACAAGGTAAGCTGACGGGTGTAGATATTCGTCAGTCATCGGGTGCACCGGGTGCTTCTTCTCAGATTGTAATTCGTGGTGCTCGCTCGTTTGATGGCAACAACCAGCCGTTATATGTAATTGATGGTATGCCTGTGAATGCAACTGCGGATTTTGATACCGGTAAATCTGTAACGGGTGCTAACTACGCCGATCGTAGCATAGACATTAATCCTGAAGATATAGAGTCTGTGAATATACTGAAAGGTCAGGCAGCATCCGCATTGTATGGTATCCGTGCATCCAACGGTGTGATTGTCATTACGACCAAACGCGGTTCCAAAAACAATATGAACAAACCAAGCGTAACGATTTCAACGAACCTGAGTGCACAACGGGTTTCACGCAAATTCGAACGTCAAAATATATATTCGCAGGGCAACAGCATTGCAGCAGGATATGATCCGTCTTCTTCCATGACTTGGGGACCAAAAATCAGCGAATTGGCAAATGACCCCAAATATGGTGGAAACATGAATAATCAATACACTGCGGCAGATGGTATGCGCGAAGGACAATATTACAATCCCAAACGCGCACAAGCCGGTTTGGATGGTTGGACTACGCCACAGATTTATGATAATGTGGGCGATTTTTTAGGCACAGGATTCACTGAAAACACAAACGTGAATCTATCACAAAGCATCAACGGAATAAACTATTCGTTCGGCGTGAACAATTCGCACCAGAATGGCATCATTCCTTCAACAGGCATGGACCGTTGGGGAGCGCGCGGATTGGTAGATTGGAAAATCAATCCACAGTGGAACACAGGATTCTCCATGAACTATTCATCTACTAAAATTACATCTGCACCGGGAGCCAACGATGGTATCATGAATGTGGTTTACTCTGCTCCGGCCGAATATGATTTGAAGGGTATTCCCAATCATGAACCGGGCAATCCGACAAACCAGATATTGTTCCGTTCCACCTCATTTACCAACCCTTATTGGTGGGCGGAACATAATGAATATCTCCAGCATACCAACCGTGCTTTTGGCAATACCTATTTGGAGTACCAACCGGATTTGGGCTTGGGAGAGAACTTCTCACTCAAGATTAGGGAACAGGCCGGTCTTGACATTTGGACTTCTGACTATGCCACTGTACGGGAAATGGGCAGTACGTCATCGCTGAAAGGTGGAGACATAGAGAATTACGGTTCTCAGCATAATGTATTCAATAATCTGTTCACCGTTAATTTTGACGGTAAATTCGGAAAAAGCGACGAATGGAGACTGAACGTAATATTAGGAAACGAGTTCAATCATGAGAGTATCCGTAACTGGGATTATTACGGCAGCAACTTCAACTTTCCTGGTTTTACCAACATTGGAAATGCTACTTCACTAACATCTAGTGAGTATAAGCGACAAGAACGTACAGTAGGCTTTTTCGGAAGTCTTTCAATGTCATGGCAAGATCAGGTGTATCTGACCGTAACCGGACGTAACGACTACGTATCAACCATGCCGCGCGGCAGTCGCAGTTTCTTCTATCCTTCAGTATCATTAGGCTGGGAGTTCACCAAATTACCTTTCTTACAGAACAATAAAATATTAAACTATGGTAAACTCCGCGCTTCGTTCGCACAAGTAGGTCAGGCCGGTAACTATTATGCCAATTATTATTATACTCCCACCTACGGGGGCGGTATGTACTCTTACTATCCGGTTACCTATCCTCTACCCAGCGGAGTATCTACTTTCACACCCTATTACCGCGTGTATGATGAAGAATTGAAACCGCAAAATACAACCAATTATGAAGTAGGTGCCGATTTACATTTTTTTGGCAGCCGTTTGAAAGTGGAATATACATACAGTTTGCAGAATGTAGAAGATCAGATATTTTATGTACCCGTAGATGGAGCGACCGGCTATCAGGAAATGTTGACCAATGCCGGAAAAATGCGCACGCATGCTCACGAACTTTCTATTAATGCTGCTATTCTGCAAGCCAAAGATTTCGACCTGAATTTGGGCATCAACTTTACCAAAGTAAACAACAAGGTTATAGAACTGGCTCCGGGTGTTGAATCCATTATGCTGGGCGGATTTGTAGAACCGCAAATTCGTGCACAGGCAGGATGTACTTATCCGAACATATATGGTTTGGGCTTCAAACGCGATGAAGCAGGCAATTTGCTGTTACTGAACGGTCTGCCTCAATCCTCGGGCAATAGCCAAGACTTAGGCAACTGCTCTCCGGACTTCACTACTGGTTTTACGCTGGGTGGCCGTTATAAACGTCTTTCACTCTCTACCACATGGAGCTGGCAACAAGGTGGAAAGATGTATCACGGAACAAACATGACTCTGAATTATTTTGGTGCTACCAAAGAGTCACTTCCTTATCACGAAGGAAGTATGGTTGCTGAAGGTATAGATGAAGCAACGGGACAGCCCAATACAGTTGAAGTATATAAAGCCGATTACTATCAGGCTTATTACAATATCACCGAATCTGGCGTATATGACACGAGCTTTGTCAAGTTGCGCGACCTAACTTTGACTTATCAACTGCCCAAACTCGGTATCTTCGACATTTCGATTTACGGCTTTGCCCGTAATGTGCTTGTTTGGGCCAATTTGCCCAACTTCGATCCGGAGTCTTCGCAAGGCAATAATAATATGAGCGGATACTTCGAACGGTTCTCAGTTCCCAACACATCTAGCTTCGGCGGTGGTCTTACTATTAATTTCTAA
- a CDS encoding SusD/RagB family nutrient-binding outer membrane lipoprotein, giving the protein MKKYIFMTLTVALLGLAACTEDAFDRINKDYEHPSPEAVPAALQLTDAIMSTGFSTVSGDFAFYLSSLNEQEIGMGNNQLMFAEMRNSSEWAASTTFNNVWNSIYGNLQNIRQMQSKIENEVPGNVGQFDILGMAQVLEAVNFGVLTDMFGDIPYSEAVQGQGNLQPKLDAQKDVYTGILATLDKAIGNLEKGKSLTSAGNQDIAYKGVASKWLAAAHALKARYLLHKLAVEPNVLSEVATAVQKAIDNGFEGFTVTGFNGSTCDNPWSAYVFSRQYTAPSKIVADLMEATDDPRLDYYLNALGESYTPGDETIAKTVDDARVMKYQPAWYLFGSQPIHIMSKAELYFIQAEVQLRSNIDATSAYQKAVEASVTEILTWFGDESTVPTAATIAKNYAMSLGAPTLQKLFEQKYVAQALDEQVETYNDLRRLKAMGEEYVILTNPRNTQSGINRYPERLPYGNSAVIGNPDVKEAYGDGSYIYSEKTWINGGK; this is encoded by the coding sequence ATGAAAAAATACATATTCATGACTTTGACGGTAGCTCTTCTCGGACTGGCAGCATGTACGGAAGATGCATTTGACCGCATCAACAAGGACTATGAACATCCTTCACCGGAAGCCGTCCCGGCAGCACTCCAACTGACAGATGCCATTATGTCCACAGGCTTCAGTACCGTATCGGGTGACTTTGCTTTTTACCTTTCTTCGCTCAATGAGCAAGAGATAGGTATGGGTAACAACCAATTAATGTTTGCCGAAATGCGCAACTCAAGCGAATGGGCTGCTTCTACTACCTTTAACAATGTATGGAACTCTATCTATGGCAATTTACAGAATATACGCCAAATGCAGAGTAAAATAGAGAATGAAGTACCGGGTAATGTCGGACAGTTTGATATACTGGGTATGGCACAAGTATTGGAAGCTGTAAACTTCGGTGTCCTGACCGATATGTTCGGTGATATTCCTTATAGCGAAGCTGTGCAAGGGCAAGGTAATTTGCAACCTAAATTAGATGCACAGAAAGATGTTTATACTGGTATTTTGGCTACACTCGACAAGGCTATTGGTAATTTGGAAAAAGGCAAAAGTTTGACAAGTGCCGGTAATCAGGACATAGCCTACAAAGGGGTTGCATCTAAATGGCTCGCAGCTGCTCACGCTCTGAAAGCACGCTATCTGTTGCATAAACTGGCGGTAGAACCTAACGTACTTTCAGAAGTAGCAACAGCCGTACAAAAAGCTATAGACAACGGATTCGAAGGATTTACGGTTACAGGATTTAATGGTTCTACATGTGACAATCCATGGAGTGCCTATGTTTTCAGCCGCCAGTACACAGCACCTTCAAAAATAGTAGCAGACTTGATGGAAGCCACAGATGATCCTCGCTTGGATTATTATCTGAATGCTTTGGGAGAGTCTTATACTCCGGGAGATGAAACTATTGCCAAGACAGTAGATGATGCCAGAGTAATGAAATATCAGCCGGCATGGTATTTGTTCGGTTCACAGCCTATTCATATCATGAGTAAAGCCGAACTCTATTTCATTCAGGCAGAAGTTCAACTGCGTTCAAACATTGATGCCACCTCGGCGTATCAAAAAGCAGTAGAAGCTTCTGTTACGGAAATTCTGACTTGGTTTGGAGATGAATCCACTGTACCGACTGCTGCAACAATAGCAAAAAACTATGCCATGTCTTTGGGCGCACCGACACTCCAAAAACTTTTTGAACAGAAATATGTGGCGCAAGCATTGGACGAGCAAGTGGAAACTTACAACGATCTGCGTCGCTTGAAAGCAATGGGAGAAGAGTATGTAATACTGACTAACCCGAGAAACACCCAAAGCGGTATTAACCGCTATCCGGAACGCTTGCCCTATGGCAACAGCGCGGTCATCGGCAATCCGGATGTGAAAGAAGCCTACGGCGACGGTTCTTATATCTATTCTGAGAAGACGTGGATAAATGGAGGTAAATAA
- a CDS encoding SusC/RagA family TonB-linked outer membrane protein, producing the protein MQISYIGMQTQEVAIKPNLKVVLKPDTEVLDEVVVTGYGTFKKSSFTGSASNVTTEKLQDLPSISVQDRLAGSVAGVQITSTSGQPGSVASVRIRGMGSINASNEPLYVIDGVPMLNGNVSEFTYADSGNSLMATLNSNDIESMTVIKDAAAASLYGSRAANGVIVITTKKGSAGKTKIGVRADWGMSNMAIDYRPILDGKQRREILHLGFENYAKYTLGYDAEQAAALANKNIDEYAAEPWSGYTDWKDVLFRNGSHQNYEINAQGGNEKTRFYTSFAYTKQEGITNVSGYERFTGRANVTHQTDKVLLEANAMYTNSTQNVNNEGTSFASPIMCYAMTASPSTYPYNEDGSFSSNFPALNGANPIQTETYNYNRATINRFLGSMAATWTIWDNLKLKEAISYDFNQNNERIWWDPRSNDGRSSNGVYQRVMGNRGQLNTQTQLSYNKSFGLHNLDALVGFETEDYKYDYLYANGNQYPSYLPEIENAGDSRASSHVERYRMTSFLGRINYDYNNKYYFSASYRRDGSSRLSRESRWGDFWSISGSWRLSEEAFMQDIKHVLTDAKLRVSYGVNGTQPTDLYGYLGVYEFGYNYAGNGGSAEARFDNPNMKWEKNYATNVGLDVTLWNRLSITAEWYNRDTKDLLMSKNISAVPGVINSSGGATMLMNVGSMRNRGVEFEIKSTNIQNKDWYWSTSLNFGHNKNTLLKLDGEQNEMIDGIAIHRIGEAYQSFYAYEYAGVDPETGSEMFYINGEDGSRETTIHSNEANKVIIGSPDPKLTGGLTNFVSWKFIDLNFTLTYSLGGHAYDAATWLQSNGGTYNYVGNVPAYYKIEDTWKQPGDNAKLPLFAYGNKNTVSSRWMMPTDHLRLKNLTIGFTLPSNLSKKAGISKLRAYISGNNLLTWKSKDLYVDPETPVDGLCYFETPALRTITFGIELGF; encoded by the coding sequence TTGCAGATTTCATACATCGGTATGCAGACTCAGGAAGTGGCTATCAAACCGAACTTAAAAGTGGTATTGAAACCTGATACTGAGGTGCTTGATGAAGTTGTAGTAACCGGATATGGTACCTTCAAAAAGTCCTCATTTACAGGTTCTGCATCAAATGTGACTACCGAAAAGTTACAGGATTTACCTTCTATCAGCGTGCAAGATCGTTTGGCTGGTTCTGTTGCCGGTGTTCAAATCACTTCTACTTCCGGTCAGCCCGGCTCCGTTGCCTCCGTGCGTATTCGCGGTATGGGGTCTATCAATGCCAGCAATGAACCATTATATGTCATTGACGGAGTGCCCATGCTGAACGGAAACGTCAGCGAATTCACTTACGCAGATTCCGGTAACAGTCTAATGGCTACACTGAATAGCAATGACATAGAGTCCATGACGGTGATCAAAGATGCTGCGGCTGCCTCATTGTATGGTTCGCGTGCCGCTAATGGTGTTATTGTCATAACAACCAAAAAAGGCTCTGCTGGCAAAACCAAGATAGGGGTAAGAGCAGACTGGGGTATGTCTAATATGGCAATCGATTATCGACCGATTCTCGATGGTAAGCAAAGACGTGAAATCCTGCACTTGGGATTTGAGAATTATGCCAAATATACCCTTGGTTATGATGCAGAACAAGCAGCAGCTTTGGCCAATAAAAACATCGATGAATATGCAGCAGAACCCTGGTCAGGATATACAGACTGGAAAGATGTCTTATTCCGTAACGGTAGCCACCAGAATTATGAAATAAATGCACAAGGCGGTAATGAAAAAACGAGGTTTTATACTTCTTTTGCTTATACAAAGCAAGAAGGTATTACAAATGTATCAGGCTATGAGCGTTTCACCGGTCGCGCCAATGTTACACACCAAACCGACAAAGTGTTATTGGAAGCCAACGCCATGTATACCAATTCAACCCAAAACGTAAATAATGAAGGGACCAGCTTTGCAAGCCCTATCATGTGCTATGCAATGACTGCCTCTCCCTCTACATATCCATATAATGAAGACGGTTCATTCAGCAGTAACTTCCCTGCACTGAATGGTGCCAACCCTATACAAACTGAAACATATAATTACAACAGGGCTACCATAAACCGCTTCCTCGGTTCAATGGCCGCTACCTGGACTATTTGGGATAATCTGAAATTGAAAGAAGCCATCAGCTATGACTTCAACCAAAACAATGAACGTATATGGTGGGATCCTCGCAGCAACGACGGTCGTTCATCAAACGGTGTTTATCAGCGCGTTATGGGCAACAGAGGGCAGTTAAATACACAAACACAATTATCTTACAACAAATCCTTCGGATTACACAATCTGGATGCTTTGGTAGGCTTTGAAACCGAAGATTATAAATATGATTATTTATATGCCAACGGAAACCAATACCCTTCTTACCTGCCGGAAATAGAAAATGCAGGCGATAGCCGTGCTTCAAGCCATGTAGAACGATACAGAATGACTTCTTTCCTGGGACGTATCAATTATGACTACAATAACAAGTATTATTTTAGTGCAAGTTATCGCCGGGATGGTAGTTCCCGCTTGTCAAGAGAAAGCCGTTGGGGAGATTTCTGGTCTATATCCGGTTCTTGGAGACTGAGTGAAGAAGCTTTCATGCAGGATATCAAGCATGTGCTGACCGATGCCAAATTACGTGTATCTTACGGTGTGAACGGTACACAACCCACAGATTTGTACGGCTATTTGGGCGTATATGAATTTGGTTATAACTATGCAGGAAATGGCGGTTCGGCTGAAGCTCGTTTTGACAATCCCAATATGAAATGGGAAAAGAATTACGCAACCAACGTAGGTTTGGACGTTACGCTGTGGAACAGATTGTCGATTACTGCAGAATGGTATAACCGAGACACTAAGGATTTGTTAATGAGCAAGAATATTTCAGCCGTGCCGGGTGTAATCAATAGTAGCGGTGGAGCCACTATGCTGATGAATGTCGGCTCTATGAGAAACCGCGGTGTTGAATTTGAAATTAAATCCACCAATATCCAAAACAAAGACTGGTATTGGAGCACATCCTTGAACTTCGGACACAACAAAAACACCTTGTTAAAACTGGACGGCGAACAGAACGAAATGATTGACGGCATAGCCATTCATCGTATCGGAGAGGCTTATCAATCATTCTATGCTTACGAATACGCAGGTGTTGATCCGGAAACCGGATCGGAAATGTTCTACATTAACGGAGAAGATGGAAGTCGTGAAACCACCATACATTCAAATGAGGCCAATAAGGTGATTATCGGTTCGCCCGACCCGAAACTGACCGGTGGTCTGACTAACTTTGTAAGTTGGAAATTCATAGATTTAAACTTTACTCTGACTTACTCTTTGGGCGGTCATGCATACGATGCTGCAACGTGGTTACAGTCTAATGGCGGTACTTACAACTATGTAGGTAATGTTCCGGCATACTATAAGATTGAAGATACTTGGAAGCAACCGGGCGACAACGCTAAATTGCCCCTATTTGCCTATGGCAATAAAAATACGGTTTCTTCACGTTGGATGATGCCTACCGATCACTTACGTTTGAAAAATCTGACCATAGGTTTCACTCTTCCAAGCAACTTGTCCAAAAAGGCCGGAATAAGCAAATTAAGAGCTTACATTTCGGGTAATAATCTGCTTACCTGGAAATCCAAAGACTTGTATGTAGATCCAGAAACCCCTGTTGACGGACTGTGTTACTTCGAGACACCTGCATTAAGAACAATTACATTTGGTATCGAACTTGGTTTCTAA
- a CDS encoding RagB/SusD family nutrient uptake outer membrane protein, translated as MKKIYNILALAAVTTGLSSCVNNWLDQTPSNGTPTSSAITNYNDARTAMYGMYDGLQGNSTYTQYYAARMFYYGDVRGDDMQARTQGMRTSSCYEMRYTADDAPNMWNIQYNVIRRANRLIEAVDNKTITDAENFQAELANIYNQAKVIRALVHFDLVKVYGMPYTYDEGASLGVPFVDKPLDRDAQPGRDKVADVYAKVVADLNNAIDSEALTVSKKAGEKQGYIDLWAAKALLCRVYLYMNKNQEAFDLAKEIINDSPYELWTPEQYAEAWDKQDPNHTKEMIFELINNGSDDWADREGIGYLLNEQGYADAICTKSFVDMLQTDPADVRNEVVLPAMYDKDLKKTYGENPIFINKFPLGALGDMRLANLPILRLSEVYLNAAEAAAKLGGAAKAEGIKYLNDLLDKRTKTPTAKVSDAIADAEFLSKVLIERRKELVGEGQRFFDAMRNNETIVRYSSEENQGWHYSLLKESQSFDRTYTKALLPIPVSETNANPTLKAQQNPGY; from the coding sequence ATGAAGAAAATATATAATATCCTAGCATTAGCAGCAGTCACGACAGGGCTTTCGTCCTGTGTGAATAACTGGCTGGACCAAACTCCTTCCAACGGAACGCCAACAAGTTCCGCCATTACCAATTACAATGATGCCCGCACAGCAATGTATGGTATGTATGATGGCCTGCAAGGCAATTCCACTTACACCCAGTACTATGCAGCTCGCATGTTCTACTATGGAGATGTCCGGGGGGACGACATGCAGGCACGCACTCAAGGTATGCGCACCTCTTCTTGCTATGAAATGCGCTATACCGCAGATGATGCCCCAAACATGTGGAATATACAGTACAATGTGATAAGACGCGCCAATCGCTTGATTGAGGCTGTAGATAACAAGACAATTACCGATGCGGAAAATTTTCAGGCTGAATTGGCAAATATCTACAATCAGGCCAAAGTAATACGCGCCTTAGTACATTTTGATTTGGTAAAAGTGTACGGCATGCCCTATACATACGATGAAGGTGCTTCGCTTGGAGTACCTTTCGTTGACAAACCACTGGATCGTGATGCACAACCCGGACGTGACAAGGTAGCCGATGTTTATGCCAAAGTTGTTGCAGACCTGAATAATGCCATCGACTCAGAAGCACTGACCGTATCCAAAAAAGCAGGTGAAAAACAAGGCTATATCGATTTATGGGCAGCTAAAGCTTTGCTGTGCCGAGTGTATCTATACATGAACAAAAATCAGGAAGCCTTCGATTTAGCAAAAGAAATCATCAATGACTCTCCTTATGAATTATGGACTCCCGAACAATACGCTGAGGCATGGGACAAGCAAGATCCGAACCATACAAAAGAAATGATTTTTGAATTGATAAACAATGGTTCTGATGACTGGGCCGACCGTGAAGGCATAGGCTACTTGCTGAATGAACAAGGATATGCCGATGCTATCTGTACAAAATCATTTGTTGATATGCTGCAAACCGATCCTGCAGATGTCCGTAACGAAGTTGTGCTACCAGCAATGTACGACAAAGACTTGAAGAAAACCTATGGGGAAAATCCAATTTTCATCAATAAGTTCCCGCTGGGGGCACTGGGAGATATGCGCCTTGCCAACTTGCCGATTTTACGTCTGTCCGAAGTTTACCTGAACGCAGCCGAAGCTGCTGCCAAACTGGGCGGAGCAGCCAAAGCAGAAGGTATAAAATATCTGAACGATTTATTGGACAAACGCACCAAAACTCCAACAGCCAAAGTATCCGATGCTATTGCTGATGCCGAATTCCTGAGCAAAGTTTTGATTGAACGCCGTAAGGAACTGGTTGGCGAAGGGCAACGCTTTTTCGATGCCATGCGCAATAACGAAACGATTGTACGCTATAGCAGTGAAGAAAACCAAGGCTGGCACTACTCATTACTTAAAGAATCACAAAGTTTCGACCGTACGTATACAAAAGCATTGTTGCCTATTCCTGTAAGTGAAACCAATGCCAACCCGACTTTGAAAGCACAGCAGAATCCGGGTTATTAA
- a CDS encoding MarC family protein, giving the protein METLIPFALLCFTSFFTLTNPLGTMPVFLTMTQGMTDKERCSIVKRATLVSFITLMVFVFAGQFLFKFFGISTNGFRIAGGVIIFKIGFDMLQARYTPMKLKDEEIKTYADDISITPLGIPMLCGPGAIANAIVLMQDAHSFEMKGVLIGTIALIYFLTFLILKASTRLVNLLGETGNNVMMRLMGLILMVIAVECFVSGVKPILTDIVKEGCLM; this is encoded by the coding sequence ATGGAAACTCTCATTCCTTTTGCATTGTTGTGTTTCACATCCTTCTTTACGTTGACTAATCCGTTGGGCACAATGCCGGTTTTTCTGACTATGACTCAGGGTATGACCGATAAAGAACGTTGTTCTATCGTAAAGCGCGCAACATTAGTCTCGTTTATCACATTGATGGTCTTTGTCTTTGCCGGGCAATTCCTCTTCAAGTTTTTCGGTATTTCGACAAACGGTTTCCGAATAGCGGGTGGCGTTATCATTTTCAAGATTGGTTTTGATATGCTGCAGGCACGCTATACACCGATGAAATTGAAAGATGAAGAAATCAAGACCTATGCGGATGATATTTCGATTACTCCTTTAGGTATTCCGATGTTATGTGGTCCGGGCGCTATTGCCAATGCAATCGTACTGATGCAAGATGCACATTCCTTTGAGATGAAAGGGGTGCTTATAGGCACTATTGCCCTTATTTATTTTCTTACATTCTTGATATTGAAGGCTTCCACCCGTTTGGTCAATTTATTAGGGGAAACCGGTAATAATGTGATGATGCGCCTTATGGGGCTCATCTTGATGGTGATTGCCGTAGAATGTTTCGTTAGCGGAGTGAAGCCGATATTGACAGATATTGTAAAGGAAGGTTGCTTGATGTAA
- a CDS encoding YjjG family noncanonical pyrimidine nucleotidase has translation MLYKNLFFDLDDTLWAFSLNARDTYEEMYWKYGYDRYFDSFEHYYLLYQRRNLDLWAEYADGKVTKEELNRQRYLYPLEAVGAGDSTLAKAYERDALTMIPTKSKLMPHAREVLEYLSGKYNLYILSNGFKELQSHKMRSSGIDEYFKKVVLSDDIGILKPWPEIFHFALSTTQSELNNSLMIGDSWENDIVGAAGVGMHQVFYNLSGRTDLPFAPTYQITDLKDLFNFL, from the coding sequence ATGCTTTATAAAAATCTTTTTTTTGATTTGGACGATACGCTTTGGGCGTTCTCTCTCAATGCTCGTGATACCTATGAAGAAATGTACTGGAAGTATGGATACGATCGCTATTTCGATTCGTTCGAGCATTATTATTTACTTTATCAGCGTCGCAATCTGGATTTATGGGCAGAGTATGCAGATGGTAAAGTCACGAAAGAAGAGTTAAACCGTCAACGTTATCTTTATCCTTTGGAGGCTGTAGGAGCAGGTGACTCCACTTTGGCAAAGGCTTACGAAAGAGATGCTCTTACAATGATTCCTACCAAAAGCAAATTGATGCCACATGCGCGTGAAGTGCTGGAATATCTTTCGGGAAAATACAATTTGTACATTCTTTCAAATGGATTTAAAGAACTCCAAAGTCATAAAATGCGTTCGTCGGGCATTGATGAATATTTCAAAAAAGTGGTTCTTTCCGATGATATCGGAATCCTGAAGCCTTGGCCTGAGATTTTTCATTTTGCTCTTTCGACAACCCAGTCCGAGTTGAATAATTCGCTGATGATCGGAGATAGTTGGGAAAATGATATAGTCGGAGCGGCGGGAGTAGGCATGCACCAGGTGTTTTACAACTTGTCCGGTCGTACCGACTTGCCTTTTGCTCCTACCTATCAGATTACTGATTTGAAAGATTTATTTAATTTTTTGTGA
- the rsmI gene encoding 16S rRNA (cytidine(1402)-2'-O)-methyltransferase has product MGKLYVVPTPVGNLEDMTFRAIRILKEADLVLAEDTRTSGILLKHFEIKNAMQSHHKFNEHKTVESVVNRIKGGETVALISDAGTPGISDPGFLVVRECVRNGIEVQCLPGATAFVPALVASGLPNEKFCFEGFLPQKKGRMTRLKGLAEECRTMVFYESPHRLVKALTQFAEYFGSERQASVSREISKIHEETVRGTLTELIEHFTANEPRGEIVIVVAGIDD; this is encoded by the coding sequence ATGGGAAAACTTTATGTAGTGCCTACGCCAGTAGGAAATTTGGAAGATATGACTTTTCGCGCTATCCGCATATTGAAGGAAGCGGATTTGGTGCTGGCAGAAGACACGCGTACTTCCGGAATATTGCTGAAGCATTTTGAGATAAAGAATGCGATGCAGTCTCACCATAAATTTAATGAACATAAAACAGTAGAAAGTGTTGTAAATAGAATAAAGGGTGGTGAGACTGTGGCGTTGATTTCAGATGCCGGTACTCCAGGTATTTCCGATCCGGGTTTTCTGGTGGTTCGCGAGTGTGTCCGCAACGGTATCGAAGTACAGTGCCTGCCGGGGGCTACTGCTTTTGTTCCGGCATTGGTGGCTTCCGGATTGCCCAACGAGAAGTTCTGCTTTGAGGGTTTTCTTCCTCAGAAGAAAGGTAGGATGACACGTCTGAAAGGTTTGGCGGAAGAATGCCGGACAATGGTTTTCTATGAATCTCCCCACCGTTTGGTAAAAGCACTGACGCAGTTTGCAGAATATTTCGGTTCGGAACGGCAGGCGTCCGTTTCCCGTGAAATATCCAAGATACATGAGGAGACGGTACGTGGTACTCTTACCGAATTGATAGAACATTTCACAGCCAACGAACCGCGTGGTGAGATAGTGATTGTAGTAGCAGGAATAGACGATTAA